The Bos javanicus breed banteng chromosome 18, ARS-OSU_banteng_1.0, whole genome shotgun sequence genome has a segment encoding these proteins:
- the LOC133230973 gene encoding myeloid cell surface antigen CD33-like isoform X2, translated as MLPLLLPLLWAGSLALGPNYWLKAPRSVSVQEGLCVRVPCFVYYPSDFHNGSTPVHGFWFREGAEVLKDAPVATNKLDREVQKETQGRFHLLGDPRDNNCSLEIRDARKSDRGSYFFRVEKGSMKWSYLSELFFLNVTALTHQPHVRSPGALEPGRPGNLTCSVPWACERATPPIFSWTSAAPSSLGPRTPFSSVLTLTPRPQDHGTRLTCQVKLPTSGAIVEQTILLNVTFLVAIWEAAVKIPLLFLCLLALLVKSCRRKTARPAGGTSDATAIPG; from the exons atgctgccgctgctgctaccGCTGCTGTGGGCGG GGTCCTTGGCTCTGGGTCCGAATTACTGGCTGAAAGCACCGCGGTCCGTGTCGGTGCAGGAGGGCTTGTGTGTCCGCGTGCCCTGCTTTGTCTACTATCCCAGCGACTTCCACAATGGTTCTACCCCTGTTCATGGCTTCTGGTTCCGGGAAGGGGCCGAAGTACTCAAGGATGCCCCCGTGGCCACAAACAAATTAGACCGTGAAGTTCAGAAGGAGACCCAGGGCCGATTCCACCTCCTCGGGGACCCCAGGGACAACAACTGCTCCCTGGAGATCAGAGACGCCAGAAAGAGCGACAGAGGTTCCTACTTTTTTCGTGTGGAAAAAGGAAGTATGAAATGGAGTTACCTGTCTGAACTGTTCTTCTTGAATGTGACAG CCCTCACCCACCAGCCCCACGTCCGCAGCCCGGGGGCCCTTGAGCCCGGCCGCCCCGGAAACCTGACCTGCTCTGTGCCCTGGGCCTGTGAGCGGGCCACGCCGCCCATCTTCTCCTGGACGTCAGCTGCCCCCAGCTCCCTGGGCCCCAGGACCCCCTTCTCGTCGGTGCTCACTCTCACCCCACGGCCCCAGGACCACggcaccaggctcacctgtcAGGTGAAGCTCCCCACAAGCGGGGCGATCGTGGAGCAGACCATCCTGCTCAATGTCACCT TCCTGGTGGCCATCTGGGAAGCAGCTGTCAAGATcccacttctcttcctctgccttctgGCCCTCCT CGTGAAGTCCTGCAGGAGGAAGACAGCCAGGCCGGCAGGGGGCACCTCAGATGCAACCGCCATCCCAGGTTAA
- the LOC133230973 gene encoding myeloid cell surface antigen CD33-like isoform X1 — translation MLPLLLPLLWAGSLALGPNYWLKAPRSVSVQEGLCVRVPCFVYYPSDFHNGSTPVHGFWFREGAEVLKDAPVATNKLDREVQKETQGRFHLLGDPRDNNCSLEIRDARKSDRGSYFFRVEKGSMKWSYLSELFFLNVTALTHQPHVRSPGALEPGRPGNLTCSVPWACERATPPIFSWTSAAPSSLGPRTPFSSVLTLTPRPQDHGTRLTCQVKLPTSGAIVEQTILLNVTFPGAPQSPVTRDFQGNSTVLVAIWEAAVKIPLLFLCLLALLVKSCRRKTARPAGGTSDATAIPG, via the exons atgctgccgctgctgctaccGCTGCTGTGGGCGG GGTCCTTGGCTCTGGGTCCGAATTACTGGCTGAAAGCACCGCGGTCCGTGTCGGTGCAGGAGGGCTTGTGTGTCCGCGTGCCCTGCTTTGTCTACTATCCCAGCGACTTCCACAATGGTTCTACCCCTGTTCATGGCTTCTGGTTCCGGGAAGGGGCCGAAGTACTCAAGGATGCCCCCGTGGCCACAAACAAATTAGACCGTGAAGTTCAGAAGGAGACCCAGGGCCGATTCCACCTCCTCGGGGACCCCAGGGACAACAACTGCTCCCTGGAGATCAGAGACGCCAGAAAGAGCGACAGAGGTTCCTACTTTTTTCGTGTGGAAAAAGGAAGTATGAAATGGAGTTACCTGTCTGAACTGTTCTTCTTGAATGTGACAG CCCTCACCCACCAGCCCCACGTCCGCAGCCCGGGGGCCCTTGAGCCCGGCCGCCCCGGAAACCTGACCTGCTCTGTGCCCTGGGCCTGTGAGCGGGCCACGCCGCCCATCTTCTCCTGGACGTCAGCTGCCCCCAGCTCCCTGGGCCCCAGGACCCCCTTCTCGTCGGTGCTCACTCTCACCCCACGGCCCCAGGACCACggcaccaggctcacctgtcAGGTGAAGCTCCCCACAAGCGGGGCGATCGTGGAGCAGACCATCCTGCTCAATGTCACCT TCCCGGGTGCTCCACAGAGCCCAGTGACCAGAGACTTCCAAGGAAACAGCACAG TCCTGGTGGCCATCTGGGAAGCAGCTGTCAAGATcccacttctcttcctctgccttctgGCCCTCCT CGTGAAGTCCTGCAGGAGGAAGACAGCCAGGCCGGCAGGGGGCACCTCAGATGCAACCGCCATCCCAGGTTAA